The genomic segment GAGCATCACTACTTGTGTCATCGAAATCGTGATAATTGAACCAAACAAATATTGCTCCAAACTCACATTGGTTGCCCCTTTTGCAGAATTAAGAATTAAAAGTGCAATAGCAAGACCCGCCGACATCAGAATAGCTGTCGCGATTTCCATATAATTTCGATAAATGGTTCTGAGGTATTCCAAGAAAACAGCTGCAATGACAACCATAATCAATGTTGTGACCGTTGGACTCCAGCTTAATAAGACACCAAAAGCAACGCCTGCTAAAGATACATGAGATAAAGTATCCGATAACAAGCTCTGTCTCCTCAATACAAGAAAAACGCCTAGCAAAGGAGAAAAAACAGAAATCGCTGTTGCTGCAAGGAGAGCATTGCGCATAAAATCATAATTTAATAAATCAAGCATGAACACGACGCTCCTTTTCCGTTGGCTCAGACAAACCTTCTCGTTCACTGTGTAGATCAAAACAAGCAAACTTACCATTTTTATCTTTGTAAAGATGGATATTCCGATCAGCGTATGCTTTAACTTCTTCGGGGTCGTGAGTGACCATCAATACTGCTTTTCCATGTTTATGAGCTGCATGGTGCATTAATTCATAAAAATCACTACTGGACACATCATCCATTCCCGTCGTTGGTTCATCCAAAATAAACAAATCTGGGTCACTCGCGAACATTCTCGCAATAGCAATACGTTGCTTTTGTCCCCCAGAGAGTTCTCCAATACGTTTATCTCGGTAATCCCACATTCCGACAGATTCAAGCGCTGTTCTCACATGCTCAACATCATGCTGGTTCATTTTTTTGAACCAACCTCGTCTTGGATAACGGCCGCTCATAACAAATTCATAGACAGAACTTGGAAAGCCAGCGTTAAAACTTGCGACCTGTTGAGGCAAATAGGCCATTCGCAATTTTTCTCCACGAGTATTTTTGGTAGAAATGGTTACTTGCCCTTGTTTCGGATGCAAAATACCCAATGTTGTCTTAATCAAAGTTGACTTTGCAGCACCGTTTTCTCCTGTTAGAGTGACAAATTCACCTGAATCAACATGGTAACTAATTTTCTCAAGTACTGGCTCCCTGTCATAGTAGAAAGTCAGATTTTCAACATCAATATATCTCATTTTATCTCTTTTTTACTGACTTTTTGTCAGTTATTTTTATATTTTCTTCTATGGTCAATTTGTTAAAGAAATCAACAACAAATTGACGTTACTTTGTAAATTCCATGGCATAGAAACAGCACCATTATTGCTACTGGATTTTTCGCCTTGTTTATTTATTCTAAACCATCAACCATCACATTTGTAAAATGAACTAAAGTATTATTTTTGAAGTGTAGCGTTTAAATACCTATTCTAGAACAAGTATAACTTAGTATTTAAGCTTATCAAAATCACCTGATGTAATTAAAGAAACTCCCGTTCAAAACGAACGAGAGTTTCAAGGAGTTTATGAAAAGATTTTTAGGAAGGACTCTATTGTAGTGCGCTTCCCTTAACTTCTCCTTAAAATTACTTTATCGTTTCTTTCAAAGCTGTTAGGTTTTCTTGCATTAGTGTAATATAAGTTTCGCCAGCTTTTTTCTGTGCATCAGATAACCCCTCAACAGTATTGATACCAATGAGTTTTGCACCGGCTGATTTAGCCAGGGTTTCTGCTATTTTACTGTTCGCATTATTTTCAAAATATACATTTTTCAGTCCAGCTTTTTCCATTTCAACTTTTAGTTTTGCAAGTGCACTTGGTGATGGCTCTACATCTGGGTCAAGTCCCGCGATGGCAATTTCATGTAAACCATAATCACGCGCTAAGTAACTAAAAGCTTCATGTTGCGTGATAAATGTCTTTTGTTTTGCATCTTTCAATGTATCAAACTCTGCATCTAACTTTTTCAGTTTTACCAAGTATGCACTAGCATTTTTCTCAAAAGCTTTCTTATCATCTGGGAATTTTTTACTAAGTTGTTCAGTGATATAATCAACTTCTTTGATTGCTTCTTTAGGGCTAATCCATGTGTGCGGATCGTCTTTGATTTTATCAACTGTCGCACTCGCTTCGACTTTTATCCCTTTATTTTTTATTGGTAGTACCCATTTTTCAAGATCATTTGAATTATAAATGATAACCTTGGCATTTGTCATTGTTGCCACTTGTTTTGCGCTAGGTTCAAATTCATGGATTTCTTGGTTAGATGCGACAATATTTTCAACATTGATTTTGTCACCGACAATTGCTTTAGTAAATTCATACATTGGCTCAAATGTTGTTACAACCTCAGGCTTGCTTGCCGTTTTTTGACAACCCGCAAGAAATACAAGGGCTGGAATCACAAGAGCTAACAATACTTTCTTCATTTAAAAATTCCTCCGTTATACTCAACTCTATCTAAAAGTTTTTTCACTTCGTAGTTGAGTTTCAACTCTATCGTTCTTTTTTATCCGGCTTACTCAATATAATGTTTTCACCGAAAATCTCAATGTCTAATACTGCCAACTTTCAAGTTTGGAATATTTATTCCAAATCAGAGTTGAATTGATGCAGCATACTTGCGCTATCAAACAGTATTACAACTCGTTTTATCTTAATACCACTAGATATCCAGTCACCCAAAACAATCTAACTCGTAAAGTGACTAGAGTTATAAAATAAAACGGTTAGTGATAACCACGATTGACAAATCATGGATATGTTTTCCACCATGAAGTTGTAGAGAATGTCAATTCGCTATTATTTTTACACCGAATCCTCCACATTTTTTCAAACCACAATTCCTGTGATAGTACTTTTAAATCCTAATGTTGTGATATAATGCTGTTTCGTCCTATTTTTTACGACGAAGAAACTAAAGGCCTCTTTTTCTTGAATAATAATCAAGAACTTGATCTAAAGTGAATATTATTTTCGTGTAAAATTAACCTTGCTTTGTCACAAAACTTATTCGTTTGGTACCAAAAACTCTGTATTGCGGGCAAAGATTAACCTTATCACTCACTTAGTTTCACTTTTTTCTGATGATAATTCTTTTGAAAGTAGTTTCATAAATTTGGTAATGACTTTCTGTTCATCATCGTTAAATTTGTTCCCTAACTTTTGGTAGGTAGCAAGCGTCTTTTTATGATGTTCGGCATGTTCTTTTGCAATAGGCAATGCTTTTTCTGTCAGACTCCAAAGGACTACGCGTTCGTCATTTGAAGCTCTACTAGACATAATCAGTTCTTGCTCTTGCAATTTTTTCAATGCTTTTGTCACCGCTGCTGGTGAAATCTTGAGTTGTTCAGCAATACGTGCATTTGTTGAAACCTCATTAGATAAAAGCATCAAAATATGCTCCTGAGTGCTTGTCAATTTTAGATGACTCTCACATGCTCCTAACAAAATCTCATGTTTGTTTTCCGCATATTGCATGATCTTTCCTAGAAATTGGTCAATTTGATGCTCTAAATCCATCTGATTTCATCCTTCCATAATTAGTTTACTGGTTAATTATATAGCAATAAAAAAATAATGTCAACTGGTTAACGTTATTTTTTTAATTTTTTATTAAAACAAGTATGTACCCATCCTTTCTTGACACACAAGAGAAAGTCTGTCTTGTGCTACTTCTACGAACGGTATATTTTACACAACAGCAGGTAACTTAGGCTGATACATCCAGTCTTTAGCATTTAGGTTTTCGGGTCAAAGTGAGCTTGCACCTTGAATTTAGTGGTAAGCTAAACTTCCCACTAAATAAGTCTTTATTTCATTTGAAAAACTTTCCCATCAGATAAATGAATCTCAAAACTATCTTGAATCTCACTGTCAGTACTGACAGCAGTATTCGCACTTACTGACGGACCTATAAGTTGTTGATAAGTCAAAAACCCTTGGCTAAATTGTATTTCTCCTGATTGCCCTAATTTTTCTTGCTTTGCTAAAGACACCATCAGCTCTGCTGTCAGTCTATCTTTTTCTGTCAGCAAATGTTTCTGTGTTTCTACTTGCTCTTGTAGATAAAACTGCAAAAATAAACTAAAAATCAAAGCTAAAACCATAGCGTACAGCAAAATTCCAGCTCTGACACTACTCCTCAAATTTGTAAACAAATGTCCGCTTCCCCCCATTGTCAAAAGTTATCGTGATTTTTACCAATCCCATATCATCTAGCATTTGACAAGACTTTATCCCAAAAAGCATCGGCTGGTAGCCCTTTCCCTGAGCATCTGTTTTGCGAAAATCATTGCCTACTAAACCATATCTCAACGCTTTACTTTTCGTAATATACAAAAAATTTTGAGAAACATCATCAAGCTTTGTCCCTTCTAACTCTCCGCGCATTTGTTCGCAAAAGATTTGCCAATCTTTTTCTTGATTCGTCTGTTCTTCAGCCATTTGTTGCTGAAGGAGTTGAGTAAGTCCAGAAATAACAAGCACAGAACCAGATATTGCAAGAAGAGCGACTAGACATTCTAGCAGTGTAAACGCTCTAATTTTTAATTTCAAGCCTCAATAATTCCTTCCCATGATTAGTAACCACCGTTCGTTTATCACCTTTCGTTATTTTTATCACTGCACCATTTACTGACAACTTTGAGAGACTACTGTCAGTTGCCATTTTTGCGACATTTAAACCTTCAATCTGTTGATTAATTTCTGTCAGTTGCTGACGAACATTTACAACTTCTGTCAGTACAACACTTACCAAAACTGACAATAAAGCAAGTGTAATCAAACTCTCAAGTAGTAAATATGCCTTAACTGACCGTTTTCTTAAATTTTCCACTGCCCATCTCCAACTGATAGCTCACTATTTTTTGCTCATCAGGTAATAAAATTTTAATTTTTTTCAAGCTTGAATTTTCACCCTGCTCATCAAACTGAATTGAAAAATCAGAAATTATGACGTCATCAGGTATTTTTAGTCTATGATTTTCATAAGTTAAAAACGAGTGACTCACCCCGAAATCTTCTCTTGTTGAAAGTAATGCTGCATCTTCTTGAGTGTTCTTATACAAGTTTTCAAATTGTAAGACAAATAATTCTTCTCTGACCAAATGCACCGTTTTTGTCAGTACTGATGAAAATATTAGCGTCAAAAAACTTATGACAGTCAGCACTAGCAAGCATTCTACTAGTGTGAAAGCCCTAATCTGCCAATTCACGTGTTTCTCCCTTATTTTGCGCATAATAGTCATCATAGCTCTCAACTTGCTTTTTAGTAATCATGTCCGCTGCCACCAAATCTGACAAAGTCGGTGTTTCTGTGTGATCCAGTTCGTACAATTGTGCTTGGCTTTCAACCACCTTCACCACAGCCGCTTCGCCAGTCTTTTGCACTTGCTCTTTTTCTTTTAATAGATTAGGTACAAACAACAAAATTAAAATACTAATAATTGCCAGCACAATCAACATTTCAATCAAAGTAAACGCTTTAATATCTTTTCTCATTTTTTTATCCCATCATTGTTCCCATATTTGAATAAATTGGTAATAACATTGCCACATATAAAAGTATAATCATTAGCGCTACAAAAATAAAAACAATCGGCTGAATCCACTGCATCGCACGTTCAACCTTTGCAAAAAAAATTCCCCAGCACTCTTCCGAGTATAGCAAAAGCTCCAAACCCAATTTATCTTTCATCGCCCCGTATTCAATCATTATCGCAAGTTCCGGTGCTAAAAACTCCAATTGGCTCACCGCAACATCAAAGTTCAGCCCAGCTTCCAAGCTCTCAGTTAATACTTCCCCACCTCTGAAAAAATTCGACTTTTTTGTCTTCTCATGATGATTAAAATTTTCTTTAAATCCACACCTTGAGCTAAAAGATTACCCCATTCTCTTGCAAAATAAGCCGTTAAATATAAACGGATAAATTCTGACAGAAATGGGCATCTTGCTAAGAAAATAAAAGTTCGACTTGCTGGTTTCTTCTTAAAAATAAAAACTCCTAAAACTGTCAGTACTGACAAAAAAACAAAAGTACTGACAAAGAGTACTGGTAAATGATTAATCAAAATCATTGCCCAGCTTCTCCCAGAATCCAACTGTGGGAGTAAATAATTTTTTAAGCCCCACATGATTCCCACTAGAAAAACAAGCAAAATAATTGGATAAGTTAACAATCCAACTAATTTCTTTTTTACCGTCAGCTGCTGCCGTAGATTTTGCTCAATAAATAACAAAGTCTCCGACAAATGACCATGAAATTCAACTAATTCAATCTGGGTCACTACATTTTTAGAAAAATTCAATGCCTCCAAAATTTCGGAAAGAGATTGACCAGCCGAAAGACCTGCACGCATCTTCAACGTAAATTCTTGCTCAACTAAATGTGACAATCCAAGAAATTCAACAATTTCGCCAAAATGAAAACCATTAGCAGTTAGATTTGCCATCAGCTGAATCAATTTCGTTTGTTTCACCAAACTCAACTTTTTCCGCTTCAACCTCAACAGCTGTAAGATATCCATCTTCAAATAATCTCGCCATTTTCTCATTCCACCTTTGAGCATTCCATTTTTCAAATTCACTTTCTGCAATATCAACCACTCCTTTCCCAGCAATAAGACGCTGATAAATCACCCTACGCAAACTATTTTTTAATTCCCATTCACTCAGCCCTAGCTCTAAAAGTCTATCCCACACTCCTGAAATAGACCGCGCATGAACCGTAGAAAATACGGTATAACCAGTCAAACTCGCTCTTAGCACCGCACGTGCTGTCTTTTTATCACGAATCTCTCCAACAATTAATAAATCAGGACGATGGCGCAATGAGCATTTAATGAGTTCATCATAACCATTGCCAATGACTTCATTTACCTGCAACTGCACAAAATTAGATTCTACAATTTCAACGGGGTCTTCAATCGTTATTACTTGTTTATTCATGAAATTCTTCTTTGCAAGTTCCACCATCAAGGATGTTTTTCCAGAGCCTACCGGACCCGCAAACAAATATAACCCTCGCTTACAATGTAAACTGGCTAATAGCTCCTCATCCCGAAACCAAAACTCCAACTTCCTTGATTCCTCTCTTAAAATACGAATGACCAAGGACTCTCTCCCCTCAAAATCTCCAACTGTAGACATCCTCAAACGTTTAACACCAATATCCAGTGAATACCAACAAGCCCCTAGCTGAGTTCTGCGTTTTTCCCCTGTATTCATCCCAGCAAGAAATTTAAAATGCGAAATTATCGCCTGTCCCAACTCCTTGTCTAAACGCTCAAAGAATAACCGCTTATCTCCTTCTCTAAAATAAACATCGTATCCCTCCTGATGAGGAATAAAATAAATATCATGACTTTCTTTAGTCATCGCATCAGTTAAAATTTCACTTGCTTTATCTTGAATCATATCTAACTATACGAATTTAAAAGTCAAAAGTAACAAAAAAACTCCAAACTTGGAGTATTTTATTTGTCAGACTGAACTAGCCAAATCTATTAAGTTGTTATTGATGTTTGTTCAAAAAATAAACTCTAATTAAATCCTTAATTGCCACTCTATCCTCTTCATCAATCTTAACCTCTTCAAATAATGAAGCACTATCAATCATTGTTTCTAGAGATTGAGTTTCCTCAATCTTATAAGTAGTATCAATATCAGATTTTGCGACACCAAAAACATCAGCCATTTTTTGAATGACACCGTGGCTTGGTCTTGAACGTAATTTCAAATAGTCTGTCATTGTCGATGGCGCAATTCCAACACGTTCCGCTAATTCCTTTTGAAGCATTTTATTTTCAGAAAGATATTTCTTGATGTTTTGAGCGATAATCGCTGCGTGTGAGTATTCTTTTGAGTACATACCGTTATTATATCACAAGCTTACGACTAAGAAAACTCTTATTTGTTTTTTATCTTTAGAATAAACCCTAATCCTGATGATCATATAAACTAAGTATGAATATAAAA from the Lactococcus allomyrinae genome contains:
- a CDS encoding metal ABC transporter permease, translated to MLDLLNYDFMRNALLAATAISVFSPLLGVFLVLRRQSLLSDTLSHVSLAGVAFGVLLSWSPTVTTLIMVVIAAVFLEYLRTIYRNYMEIATAILMSAGLAIALLILNSAKGATNVSLEQYLFGSIITISMTQVVMLFILAGIVLLGFVFFLRPLYVITFDEDTAFVDGLPVRMISIAFNVVTGIAIALMIPAAGALLVSAIMVLPASIGMRLGKSFKSVLGFSVLVSFIGLNAGLIASYYMDAPASAAITLIFIILFLLTSSIKRLARR
- a CDS encoding metal ABC transporter ATP-binding protein, translated to MRYIDVENLTFYYDREPVLEKISYHVDSGEFVTLTGENGAAKSTLIKTTLGILHPKQGQVTISTKNTRGEKLRMAYLPQQVASFNAGFPSSVYEFVMSGRYPRRGWFKKMNQHDVEHVRTALESVGMWDYRDKRIGELSGGQKQRIAIARMFASDPDLFILDEPTTGMDDVSSSDFYELMHHAAHKHGKAVLMVTHDPEEVKAYADRNIHLYKDKNGKFACFDLHSEREGLSEPTEKERRVHA
- a CDS encoding metal ABC transporter solute-binding protein, Zn/Mn family, translating into MKKVLLALVIPALVFLAGCQKTASKPEVVTTFEPMYEFTKAIVGDKINVENIVASNQEIHEFEPSAKQVATMTNAKVIIYNSNDLEKWVLPIKNKGIKVEASATVDKIKDDPHTWISPKEAIKEVDYITEQLSKKFPDDKKAFEKNASAYLVKLKKLDAEFDTLKDAKQKTFITQHEAFSYLARDYGLHEIAIAGLDPDVEPSPSALAKLKVEMEKAGLKNVYFENNANSKIAETLAKSAGAKLIGINTVEGLSDAQKKAGETYITLMQENLTALKETIK
- a CDS encoding zinc-dependent MarR family transcriptional regulator — its product is MDLEHQIDQFLGKIMQYAENKHEILLGACESHLKLTSTQEHILMLLSNEVSTNARIAEQLKISPAAVTKALKKLQEQELIMSSRASNDERVVLWSLTEKALPIAKEHAEHHKKTLATYQKLGNKFNDDEQKVITKFMKLLSKELSSEKSETK
- the comGG gene encoding competence type IV pilus minor pilin ComGG; the encoded protein is MFTNLRSSVRAGILLYAMVLALIFSLFLQFYLQEQVETQKHLLTEKDRLTAELMVSLAKQEKLGQSGEIQFSQGFLTYQQLIGPSVSANTAVSTDSEIQDSFEIHLSDGKVFQMK
- the comGF gene encoding competence type IV pilus minor pilin ComGF produces the protein MKLKIRAFTLLECLVALLAISGSVLVISGLTQLLQQQMAEEQTNQEKDWQIFCEQMRGELEGTKLDDVSQNFLYITKSKALRYGLVGNDFRKTDAQGKGYQPMLFGIKSCQMLDDMGLVKITITFDNGGKRTFVYKFEE
- the comGE gene encoding competence type IV pilus minor pilin ComGE, translating into MENLRKRSVKAYLLLESLITLALLSVLVSVVLTEVVNVRQQLTEINQQIEGLNVAKMATDSSLSKLSVNGAVIKITKGDKRTVVTNHGKELLRLEIKN
- the comGD gene encoding competence type IV pilus minor pilin ComGD codes for the protein MNWQIRAFTLVECLLVLTVISFLTLIFSSVLTKTVHLVREELFVLQFENLYKNTQEDAALLSTREDFGVSHSFLTYENHRLKIPDDVIISDFSIQFDEQGENSSLKKIKILLPDEQKIVSYQLEMGSGKFKKTVS
- the comGC gene encoding competence type IV pilus major pilin ComGC, yielding MRKDIKAFTLIEMLIVLAIISILILLFVPNLLKEKEQVQKTGEAAVVKVVESQAQLYELDHTETPTLSDLVAADMITKKQVESYDDYYAQNKGETRELAD
- a CDS encoding type II secretion system F family protein gives rise to the protein MEAGLNFDVAVSQLEFLAPELAIMIEYGAMKDKLGLELLLYSEECWGIFFAKVERAMQWIQPIVFIFVALMIILLYVAMLLPIYSNMGTMMG
- a CDS encoding type II secretion system F family protein, giving the protein MKQTKLIQLMANLTANGFHFGEIVEFLGLSHLVEQEFTLKMRAGLSAGQSLSEILEALNFSKNVVTQIELVEFHGHLSETLLFIEQNLRQQLTVKKKLVGLLTYPIILLVFLVGIMWGLKNYLLPQLDSGRSWAMILINHLPVLFVSTFVFLSVLTVLGVFIFKKKPASRTFIFLARCPFLSEFIRLYLTAYFAREWGNLLAQGVDLKKILIIMRRQKSRIFSEVGKY
- the comGA gene encoding competence type IV pilus ATPase ComGA, with the protein product MIQDKASEILTDAMTKESHDIYFIPHQEGYDVYFREGDKRLFFERLDKELGQAIISHFKFLAGMNTGEKRRTQLGACWYSLDIGVKRLRMSTVGDFEGRESLVIRILREESRKLEFWFRDEELLASLHCKRGLYLFAGPVGSGKTSLMVELAKKNFMNKQVITIEDPVEIVESNFVQLQVNEVIGNGYDELIKCSLRHRPDLLIVGEIRDKKTARAVLRASLTGYTVFSTVHARSISGVWDRLLELGLSEWELKNSLRRVIYQRLIAGKGVVDIAESEFEKWNAQRWNEKMARLFEDGYLTAVEVEAEKVEFGETNEIDSADGKSNC
- a CDS encoding helix-turn-helix domain-containing protein, encoding MYSKEYSHAAIIAQNIKKYLSENKMLQKELAERVGIAPSTMTDYLKLRSRPSHGVIQKMADVFGVAKSDIDTTYKIEETQSLETMIDSASLFEEVKIDEEDRVAIKDLIRVYFLNKHQ